One Veillonellales bacterium genomic window carries:
- a CDS encoding LysR family transcriptional regulator, which yields MTERELLYVKTVADEKSISKAAHKLFLTQPSLSICIQKIEANLGIKLFKRTNNGLLPTFAGERYYQIAKEILKIYNDFEIEISDINNLKKGKITIGITVYLATYVLPLVLPAFKRKCPNIDVFITEKNSTELDRALHSGEIDFAIMHTFPFNEQVSNPNTVIYPLFKDPLMLVTKKNHPLRQHAVPVNGLEYFSIDLTLFKREPFVMITREQKIGQVAHMILQKAGIDPIIALTTKSYETARRLACEDIGVTFIPRQYLQISSSDYYPDYYYIDEKYTPYWTLCVSVQKGAYISRASQLFIRMLTDKFNLPALDFHKA from the coding sequence ATGACTGAACGTGAATTATTATATGTGAAAACAGTTGCCGATGAAAAAAGCATTTCTAAAGCTGCACATAAACTATTTTTAACGCAGCCATCTCTTAGCATTTGTATTCAAAAAATAGAAGCTAATCTGGGAATTAAATTGTTTAAACGAACGAATAACGGGCTTTTACCAACTTTTGCAGGTGAGCGGTATTATCAAATCGCTAAAGAAATTTTAAAAATCTATAATGATTTTGAAATTGAAATTAGTGATATTAATAATTTAAAAAAAGGGAAGATTACCATTGGTATTACCGTATATCTGGCAACTTATGTTTTGCCACTTGTCCTACCGGCATTTAAACGGAAGTGCCCCAATATTGATGTATTTATCACAGAAAAAAACTCGACAGAATTAGATAGGGCATTGCACTCGGGAGAAATTGACTTTGCGATCATGCATACCTTTCCGTTTAATGAGCAGGTAAGCAATCCGAACACGGTTATTTATCCTTTATTTAAAGATCCGTTAATGCTGGTAACTAAAAAAAATCATCCCTTGCGGCAACATGCTGTGCCAGTTAACGGATTAGAATATTTTTCCATCGACCTTACTTTATTCAAAAGAGAACCGTTTGTGATGATAACTCGCGAACAAAAAATCGGGCAGGTTGCCCATATGATATTACAGAAGGCCGGAATAGATCCAATAATTGCTCTGACAACTAAGAGTTACGAAACAGCAAGACGTCTGGCCTGTGAAGACATTGGTGTGACTTTTATCCCTCGTCAGTATTTACAGATATCTTCCAGCGATTATTATCCAGACTATTATTACATAGATGAAAAATATACACCTTACTGGACATTGTGTGTTTCTGTTCAGAAAGGTGCATATATTTCACGTGCTTCCCAATTATTTATCAGAATGCTGACAGACAAATTTAATCTCCCTGCTCTAGATTTCCATAAAGCGTAA